The Neosynechococcus sphagnicola sy1 genome window below encodes:
- a CDS encoding M16 family metallopeptidase, giving the protein MRDRQGLTYGIYSYFQPGIQAGPFVVEMQTAPEHTSAAIAATITLLQDLRHRGVTPTELQTAQRSICRSYPVELANPDSLTHTLLMNQVYGLPLTEIQQFPQQVQAVTLADIYQAARDLLHPDQLVVVTAGPRNP; this is encoded by the coding sequence GTGCGCGATCGCCAGGGCTTAACCTATGGGATTTATAGCTATTTCCAACCCGGTATCCAAGCGGGGCCTTTTGTGGTAGAGATGCAGACAGCCCCCGAACATACCTCAGCGGCGATCGCCGCAACCATTACCCTGCTGCAAGACCTCCGCCATCGCGGTGTCACCCCCACCGAACTGCAAACCGCTCAGCGCTCGATCTGCCGCAGCTATCCAGTAGAATTGGCAAATCCGGATTCCCTCACCCACACCCTGCTCATGAATCAGGTTTACGGATTGCCGCTGACAGAAATTCAGCAGTTTCCTCAACAAGTCCAGGCCGTAACCTTGGCCGACATCTATCAAGCCGCCAGAGACTTACTACACCCCGATCAATTGGTGGTTGTCACGGCTGGTCCTCGCAATCCCTAG
- a CDS encoding plastocyanin/azurin family copper-binding protein, translating to MLSFTVLLFSRRWIRRLSWLVIGIILWFCLISTPVAFAASPQETTDLAQQPFTEVAIRLGNSANEFRFFPSQLTFTAGKRYKLLLTNPSSQKHYFTAKDFADSIWNQKVEAGNVEIKGAIHEVELKPAATAAWFFVPIKSGTYELYCSVPGHAAAGMTGTLTVSSSGQV from the coding sequence ATGTTATCCTTCACCGTTTTATTGTTCTCCCGCCGCTGGATTCGCCGTCTGTCCTGGCTGGTCATCGGCATCATCCTCTGGTTTTGCCTGATCTCAACCCCCGTGGCCTTTGCTGCCTCCCCCCAAGAAACCACCGATCTGGCGCAACAACCGTTTACGGAGGTGGCAATTCGCTTGGGAAATTCCGCCAATGAATTCCGGTTTTTTCCCAGTCAGCTCACATTTACCGCTGGCAAACGCTACAAGCTTCTGCTCACTAATCCTAGTTCCCAAAAGCATTACTTCACAGCTAAAGACTTTGCTGACAGCATCTGGAATCAGAAAGTTGAGGCAGGGAATGTTGAAATTAAAGGAGCTATCCACGAAGTCGAACTGAAGCCTGCTGCCACCGCTGCCTGGTTTTTTGTGCCGATCAAATCAGGAACCTATGAGCTGTACTGCTCAGTTCCCGGCCATGCGGCAGCAGGCATGACGGGCACCCTAACAGTGTCTTCTTCAGGACAAGTTTAA